TGAAGATGAAAAGACGGGCGAAATTAGCTATATAGAGTGTAACCGCATTATACGATTTGTCAACGAGTGAGAATATCTTAATTGATTCGATTTTTTAGGACAGACTTGTGCTAAAGGGTTAACTTATAGACCCTCTGCACAAGTTTGTCCTTTCTATCTTCTCGCCTGTATATTTTGTTCCATTTTCTCTAAAAGATTTACTGTTGCATTCTCCCAATTATTATCTACTAAATCAACGGTTATTAAGTCTACGCCAAATCCAACTAACAAATCATGTTTTGATTTTCGTTTAGCATCTTGAGGCTTAATATCATAATAATAAATTTTATTAAATAAATTCGTTTTAGAACTTTTAATATATCGTTGTCTTTTATTTAATATCCACCAAATATCTATTTCCGAATAATCTAATCCAAAACCAATAATATGTACATTCGTATTATAAAAAAGTTCAATCCATGAAACAGAATCAAAAGATTCTGTCCCATTAAGTTTTGCAATAATTCCATTCAATCTTTTTTCCTTTTTATCTTCTATATATGAATAGTTTCCTTTTAAATATGCATCTATCTTACTTACAGAACCACAATAATGATCAAGTCCTAATGCGATAGATGGAATCCGTTCAATATCTCCATGAACATGCCATATATTAATATCATTGTCTTGATTTGACATTGTGATATGAGTTCGAATACTATATAATGTTTCTTGCTTTCTAAAATCTTTTCGATATAGTTTTTCTTCAAAAATGCTTTCTAATGAAAAATCATAATTTGTGGTTATATAATTTGTAACTCCTATACTATATAATCTCTCATATAGGGAAGATATATCCGTTACTTGTAATTCTTGCTGGATATATTTCTTAATATTAGACTCATCCATAGATTTACTCCGCAAAAGAAGTTCTTCATATATCATAGTATAAGGTTTTTCTGCTAAATCTACCTTTACACTCGCATAGACTGCTAATCGTTTTAATAATTCGTTCCAATCTAATGGTTTGTCAGAAATTCGATTTATACCATTCCCGAAAAAAATAGTTGCATTCATATGATGAAATTTTTACATTTAAAGATACGAATATTTTAATCACATATTAGAAAATATAATTATTTTTTCGTATATTTACGTCATAATCAAAGATTTAATAATAACATAAATTTTAGCTAAAATGAAAAGAAAAACACCAAGTATTGATTGAAAAACGGGCACAGAGACTATCGACGATATTCAAATATCGTATATCTCCAAAGGGGTATCTTATGATAATGACCACGGCGTCTGTCTGTTCGTAGGACGTAGAACTGATGATCCCACACCACGAGAGTTTCACTATATCTTTGAACTCGACATCGACCCTGCAAAAGATATGACCATCTGTTTTCAGAGACGGGGTCGTTATATGGCAGGATTCTCCTATCTGCTAAATCCAAAAGCCGTAGAGGAGGGTTGTCTCGCCATTATATTACCTAACATGGTAGATATTCCTAAGTCCAACTGTATGCTCAATCTTTTTGAAGCTCATATTAAGAGCGATACGGTCGTATTCGGTTACACATCGACGGAGGGAAAACAGAGTTCTTTCAAATTCCCGCTAACTGGGTTCAACGAGAAATATTTAGAACAGTTCATATAAAAACAAAAGCAACACAACATTCTTAAAAGGAGAGAGCAGGGAGGAGGGGAAAATTTTCCCGCGCGTTTTTTCTTTATTTTAGTGTTGTTTTTAACTTGTATCTATAAGATTTACAGATAATT
This Alistipes shahii WAL 8301 DNA region includes the following protein-coding sequences:
- a CDS encoding SIR2 family protein, which translates into the protein MNATIFFGNGINRISDKPLDWNELLKRLAVYASVKVDLAEKPYTMIYEELLLRSKSMDESNIKKYIQQELQVTDISSLYERLYSIGVTNYITTNYDFSLESIFEEKLYRKDFRKQETLYSIRTHITMSNQDNDINIWHVHGDIERIPSIALGLDHYCGSVSKIDAYLKGNYSYIEDKKEKRLNGIIAKLNGTESFDSVSWIELFYNTNVHIIGFGLDYSEIDIWWILNKRQRYIKSSKTNLFNKIYYYDIKPQDAKRKSKHDLLVGFGVDLITVDLVDNNWENATVNLLEKMEQNIQARR